From a region of the Candidatus Gracilibacteria bacterium genome:
- a CDS encoding peptidoglycan bridge formation glycyltransferase FemA/FemB family protein: protein MSIWQTESWQNMLVASGQSEEYFVIELDYSSEQKTSIFVEKRKVSAGEYGMFVQGLEQSIDNRLEESLTVLCQEENCLFVQVETVNYGGINLSETTEYSGDFKKGYYKKFMPEYTALIDLTQTEDVILAAMKPKGRYNIRLAEKKGVVVEQVEKIPYNAKKFYELMQETTSRDDFSGNNLIYYETFLKTIESSQLFFAYYDGKVIAAGIFVLDVDVATYYYGASGNTHRNLMAPYLLQWTAICHAKKRGMKTYDFLGVASPDDAESPLAGVTDFKMKLSPRKTHVSEGYIYVNKKIKYQVIKFLRKLKK from the coding sequence ATGTCTATCTGGCAAACAGAGTCTTGGCAAAATATGTTGGTTGCAAGCTGACAAAGCGAAGAATATTTCGTCATTGAGCTTGATTATTCTAGCGAACAAAAAACCAGTATTTTTGTAGAAAAACGCAAAGTTTCTGCTTGAGAATATTGAATGTTTGTACAATGATTGGAACAATCTATTGATAATCGACTTGAAGAAAGTCTCACTGTGTTATGCCAAGAAGAAAACTGTCTCTTTGTGCAAGTAGAAACTGTGAATTATGGGGGAATAAATCTTTCAGAAACTACAGAATATTCGTGAGATTTTAAAAAGGGGTACTATAAAAAATTTATGCCAGAGTATACAGCACTTATAGATCTCACTCAAACTGAGGACGTGATACTCGCTGCCATGAAACCAAAGGGGAGATACAATATTCGGCTCGCAGAAAAAAAATGAGTAGTTGTTGAACAGGTTGAAAAAATACCATATAATGCCAAGAAGTTTTATGAACTCATGCAAGAAACGACTTCAAGAGATGATTTTTCTGGAAATAATCTCATATATTATGAAACATTTCTCAAGACAATAGAGTCATCTCAACTTTTTTTTGCCTACTATGATTGAAAAGTAATTGCAGCTGGGATATTTGTCTTAGATGTTGATGTTGCGACCTATTATTATGGGGCTTCAGGAAATACACATAGGAATCTCATGGCTCCGTATCTACTCCAATGGACTGCTATATGTCATGCTAAAAAAAGAGGGATGAAGACCTATGATTTCTTGTGAGTTGCGAGTCCAGATGATGCTGAGTCTCCTCTTGCTGGAGTGACTGATTTTAAGATGAAGCTCTCACCTAGAAAAACTCACGTATCAGAATGATATATATACGTCAATAAAAAAATAAAATATCAAGTAATAAAGTTCTTACGGAAATTGAAAAAGTAG
- a CDS encoding NYN domain-containing protein, which yields MNTNLNLAVLIDGDNIPSAYIGEMIEEITKYGNPTIKRIYGDWTRPGLTKWKSLLLENAITPVQQYGYTSGKNSTDSAMIIDAMDILYGEKVQGFCLVSSDSDFTRLATRLREAGQLVIGIGEKKTPNPFVVACDKFVYIEILKKQTEETKGTADGVDTLGVKEISLIASSITDLSDENGWAFLGDVGGLIQKKRPSFDARNYGFVKLTPLIVSTGKFEIEQRENSKSRYKLIYVRNIETKKNISGKKRKVMRDE from the coding sequence ATGAATACAAACCTCAATCTCGCAGTACTTATAGATGGAGACAATATTCCATCAGCGTATATCGGAGAAATGATAGAAGAAATCACGAAATATGGAAATCCTACCATCAAACGTATCTACGGAGACTGGACTCGACCAGGACTCACAAAGTGGAAGTCTCTCCTCCTTGAAAATGCCATCACTCCGGTGCAACAATACGGATATACAAGCTGAAAAAACTCAACTGATTCAGCCATGATTATCGATGCGATGGATATCCTCTACTGAGAAAAAGTACAGGGTTTTTGTCTCGTGTCCTCAGACAGTGACTTCACGCGTCTTGCTACTCGGCTCAGAGAAGCAGGTCAGCTCGTAATCTGAATTGGAGAAAAGAAAACTCCCAATCCATTCGTCGTAGCCTGTGATAAGTTCGTCTATATCGAAATCCTCAAAAAACAAACAGAAGAAACAAAAGGAACTGCTGACTGAGTTGATACGCTCTGAGTAAAAGAGATATCTCTCATCGCTTCGAGTATCACTGATTTATCCGATGAAAATGGGTGGGCTTTTCTCTGAGACGTCGGAGGACTCATCCAAAAGAAACGTCCAAGTTTTGATGCTCGAAACTACGGCTTTGTAAAGCTCACTCCCCTCATCGTCTCAACTGGTAAATTTGAAATCGAGCAACGAGAAAATAGTAAATCAAGATATAAACTCATTTATGTACGGAATATTGAAACAAAAAAGAATATTTCTGGAAAAAAAAGGAAAGTTATGAGAGATGAGTAA
- a CDS encoding DUF2200 domain-containing protein → MQNTKIFSMSFSSVYPLYVKKVEKKGRSKEEVDTIILWLTGYSEAMLDKQIKEQVSFEIFFDEAPELNPNVSEITGVICGYRVEEIENPLMQKIRYLDKLVDELAKGKSMDKILRK, encoded by the coding sequence ATGCAAAACACAAAAATATTCTCCATGTCATTTTCATCAGTCTATCCACTTTATGTCAAAAAGGTAGAAAAGAAAGGACGATCAAAAGAAGAAGTAGATACCATTATTCTCTGGCTTACCTGATACTCAGAGGCTATGCTTGATAAACAAATTAAAGAGCAAGTAAGTTTTGAAATATTTTTTGATGAAGCCCCAGAGCTGAATCCAAACGTCTCTGAAATCACGGGGGTTATTTGTGGATATCGAGTGGAGGAAATTGAAAATCCACTTATGCAAAAAATTAGATATCTTGATAAGCTCGTTGATGAACTCGCAAAATGAAAAAGTATGGATAAAATTTTGAGAAAATAA
- a CDS encoding conjugal transfer protein TraC — MAVKTKKTNVPDSSTQRHLPFSQLRENVILMKDSSARIVMKCSTINFLLKSTEEQDSIIMSFQRFLNSLDFPVQIMVRSTKLDIDGYLEKLKEKAVAQKNELLQKQTYEYIEYLKKLVEVAQIMKKDFYIVVPFDQEEDRSVKDTGIFGVFKNFWRSINNKDDIAKIRSQIRNFGNLKKGVAGRVNTVKSSLESIGIKATELDKGELVKLLSDYYNPSLGNLRTMKSEVSEYNLI, encoded by the coding sequence ATGGCAGTAAAAACAAAAAAAACAAATGTTCCTGATAGCTCGACTCAGAGACACCTTCCATTTTCTCAACTGAGAGAAAATGTTATTTTGATGAAAGATTCTTCTGCTCGTATAGTAATGAAGTGTTCTACCATTAATTTTTTACTCAAAAGTACAGAGGAACAAGACTCTATTATTATGAGTTTTCAAAGATTTCTCAATTCACTTGATTTTCCAGTTCAAATAATGGTTCGTTCTACGAAACTTGATATTGACTGATATCTCGAAAAATTAAAAGAAAAAGCAGTAGCTCAAAAAAATGAGCTGTTACAAAAACAAACCTACGAATATATTGAATACTTAAAAAAACTTGTAGAAGTTGCTCAAATTATGAAAAAAGACTTCTATATTGTCGTCCCTTTTGATCAAGAAGAAGATAGAAGTGTCAAAGATACATGAATTTTTGGAGTATTTAAAAATTTTTGGAGATCAATTAATAATAAAGATGATATAGCAAAAATAAGAAGCCAAATACGTAATTTCTGAAATCTCAAAAAATGAGTTGCTGGAAGAGTCAATACTGTAAAAAGTAGTTTAGAGAGTATAGGTATTAAAGCAACTGAGCTTGATAAAGGAGAACTCGTAAAATTACTCAGTGATTATTATAATCCAAGTCTTTGAAATCTGAGAACTATGAAATCTGAAGTTTCTGAATATAATCTCATATAA
- the ruvB gene encoding Holliday junction branch migration DNA helicase RuvB — MISSSSSDAQTPERVVSPKEKNGDSTVFQNGFRPKTLENYVGQDTIKKHLMVSISSAKIRGECLEHIMFYGPPGLGKTTLSNILAHEMESHLRTTSGPAIEKQSDLVSILSNLESGDILFIDEIHRLRPQVEEILYTAMEDFQIDIMVGSGTGAQSVKLPVKPFTLVGATTRLSALSSPLRDRFGNVLKLDFYDIPQIAIILKNNCEMLGFDLSDEILSLIATKSRGTPRIANRLLKILRDYHTIGKDIADPKVLAGVFQDIGIDEKGLDYLDRKYLSSIFKNFKGGPVGLGTLSSTLGEEEATLEDVVEPYLLQIGFIERTPRGRKITGRGISHLER, encoded by the coding sequence ATGATTTCATCATCGAGTTCAGATGCTCAAACTCCAGAGCGAGTCGTGTCTCCAAAAGAAAAAAATTGAGACAGTACTGTCTTTCAAAATGGTTTTCGTCCAAAAACTTTAGAAAACTATGTTTGACAAGATACGATCAAAAAACACTTGATGGTTTCTATTTCATCAGCGAAAATAAGGGGAGAGTGTCTCGAACATATCATGTTTTATGGGCCTCCTGGTCTTGGAAAAACGACTCTTTCAAATATTTTGGCCCATGAAATGGAGAGTCACTTACGAACTACTTCCGGCCCAGCTATTGAAAAACAGTCTGACCTCGTGAGTATTCTCTCCAATTTAGAATCAGGAGATATTTTGTTTATCGATGAGATTCACAGACTTCGTCCACAAGTAGAGGAGATTCTTTATACAGCTATGGAGGATTTTCAGATAGATATTATGGTAGGGTCTTGAACCTGAGCGCAGAGTGTGAAACTCCCAGTGAAGCCATTTACACTTGTTGGTGCTACGACCAGACTTTCAGCACTGAGTTCACCTCTTCGAGATAGATTTGGAAATGTACTCAAACTCGATTTTTATGACATTCCTCAAATAGCTATTATTCTCAAAAACAATTGCGAAATGCTTGGCTTTGATCTCTCTGATGAAATACTCTCTCTGATAGCTACAAAATCTCGGGGAACTCCAAGAATCGCAAATAGACTCCTTAAAATACTCAGAGACTACCATACTATTTGAAAGGATATTGCAGACCCAAAGGTACTTGCCTGAGTATTTCAGGATATAGGAATAGATGAAAAATGACTCGATTATCTTGATCGAAAGTATCTCTCCAGTATTTTTAAAAACTTTAAAGGAGGACCAGTAGGACTTGGAACTCTGAGCTCTACACTTGGAGAAGAAGAAGCCACACTCGAGGATGTGGTTGAACCATATTTACTCCAAATTGGATTTATAGAGCGAACTCCTCGGGGTCGAAAAATCACTGGAAGATGAATTAGTCACTTAGAAAGATAA
- the smpB gene encoding SsrA-binding protein SmpB, giving the protein MELTKNKKAYFDYEILESQEAGIELQGHEVKSVRAKQVNLKGSYVSMNQGQLFLKGMNISPWKTLASRDILETQRPRKIFLHKKKILYFGSKVKEGGYTILATEIYLKGGLIKVRVALAKGKKSFQKKQSLKERSLDKEAKMMLKKNY; this is encoded by the coding sequence ATGGAACTTACTAAAAATAAAAAAGCCTACTTCGATTATGAGATTTTAGAATCTCAGGAAGCCGGAATCGAACTGCAAGGTCATGAAGTGAAGTCTGTGCGAGCAAAACAAGTCAACCTCAAATGAAGTTATGTTTCCATGAATCAGGGACAACTCTTTTTAAAGTGAATGAATATATCTCCATGGAAGACTTTAGCAAGTCGTGATATATTGGAGACTCAACGACCAAGAAAAATATTTCTCCACAAGAAAAAAATACTCTATTTTGGCTCCAAAGTGAAAGAAGGTGGTTATACTATTCTCGCAACTGAAATATATCTAAAATGATGACTCATCAAGGTCAGAGTCGCACTTGCTAAGGGGAAGAAGTCATTTCAAAAGAAACAAAGTTTGAAAGAACGCAGTTTAGATAAGGAAGCAAAAATGATGCTTAAAAAAAATTATTAA
- a CDS encoding YdiU family protein → MTSIDMPHFKHSYQSLPAIFFAAQNPEQSDNPKCVLYNMELAKELGIQELLPAENAHKLLSGNIVPEGAEPIAQAYAGHQFGYPNMLGDGRALLLGEWETPEGNLVDIVLKGSGKTPFSRGGDGRATLKAILREYLMSEAMHGLGIATSRSLAVVKTGNRVQREQQVEGAILTRIMSSHIRVGTFEFAKGFGSKQDMGALIDYTIKIHYPELSNLKNPALGLLQKVIDVQINLVTQWLRVGFINGVMNTDNTSIGGETFDYGPCAFMSDFHSDQVFSSIDTQGRYAFGNQANIILWNVSVFASTLSDFIDEATIASVLGTMGEHIHSAWLVMMCQKLGILNPLSKDEALIRELLSWMQDIGADYTNTFLYIGGNTQVKNKEIYSDTRFIAWQNIWKDRVSIQSGGFENAQESMKQYNPVYIPRNHLVEHVLEKTVSGDNTDFLSFLEILKNPYMYRENTEKYMESIDGFDEQYQTYCGT, encoded by the coding sequence ATGACTTCTATAGACATGCCTCATTTTAAACATAGCTACCAATCCCTCCCAGCAATATTTTTCGCTGCCCAAAATCCAGAACAATCAGACAATCCTAAGTGCGTTTTATATAACATGGAACTTGCAAAAGAACTGTGAATACAAGAGCTCCTCCCTGCTGAAAACGCTCATAAACTCCTCTCAGGAAATATCGTGCCAGAATGAGCAGAACCAATTGCACAGGCCTATGCAGGTCACCAGTTTGGATATCCAAATATGCTCGGAGATGGTCGAGCTCTTTTACTGGGAGAATGGGAAACTCCTGAATGAAATCTTGTTGATATAGTGTTAAAAGGAAGTGGAAAAACTCCGTTCTCTAGATGAGGAGACGGACGAGCGACACTGAAAGCAATTCTGAGAGAATACTTAATGAGCGAAGCGATGCACGGACTCGGGATAGCAACTTCGAGAAGTCTCGCGGTTGTAAAAACCTGAAATAGAGTGCAGCGAGAACAGCAAGTAGAAGGAGCGATTTTGACTCGAATTATGAGCTCACATATCAGAGTTGGGACCTTTGAATTTGCAAAGTGATTTGGCAGCAAACAAGATATGTGAGCACTGATTGATTATACTATTAAGATACACTATCCTGAACTGAGTAATCTTAAAAATCCTGCACTGTGACTCCTGCAAAAAGTCATAGATGTGCAGATTAATCTTGTGACACAGTGGCTACGAGTCGGATTTATAAATGGAGTGATGAATACTGATAATACGAGTATTGGTGGAGAGACTTTTGATTATGGACCATGTGCGTTTATGAGTGACTTTCACTCTGACCAAGTATTTAGCTCGATAGACACGCAAGGTCGATATGCATTTGGAAACCAAGCAAATATCATCCTCTGGAATGTATCAGTATTTGCGTCAACCCTTAGCGATTTTATAGATGAAGCTACAATAGCTAGCGTCCTTGGAACAATGTGAGAACATATACATAGTGCGTGGTTAGTGATGATGTGTCAAAAGCTTGGAATACTAAATCCCCTCTCAAAAGATGAAGCTCTGATTCGTGAGCTCCTCTCATGGATGCAAGATATTTGAGCAGATTATACCAATACTTTTTTGTATATTTGATGAAATACTCAGGTAAAAAATAAAGAAATATATAGTGATACTAGATTTATTGCTTGGCAAAATATCTGGAAAGATCGAGTTTCTATTCAGTCGTGAGGATTTGAAAATGCGCAAGAGTCTATGAAGCAATATAATCCTGTATATATTCCTAGAAATCACTTAGTTGAACACGTATTAGAAAAAACAGTCTCGTGAGATAATACAGATTTTCTTTCATTTCTAGAAATACTAAAAAATCCCTATATGTATAGAGAAAATACTGAAAAATATATGGAAAGTATAGATGGATTTGATGAACAATATCAGACCTATTGTGGGACTTAA
- the secG gene encoding preprotein translocase subunit SecG produces MVQILQITEIILSFLIIGVVLIQNKNVSLNLSSMSGGMGAVTKRGPEKVLQNATILIGALFIINSLLLFVL; encoded by the coding sequence ATGGTCCAAATATTACAAATCACAGAAATTATACTCTCTTTCCTTATAATTGGAGTTGTATTAATACAAAATAAAAACGTAAGTTTAAATCTATCAAGCATGTCAGGTGGAATGGGTGCGGTTACAAAAAGAGGACCTGAGAAAGTTCTTCAAAATGCGACAATTCTTATTGGAGCCCTTTTTATAATCAATTCACTCCTTCTATTTGTTCTATAA
- a CDS encoding single-stranded DNA-binding protein, with protein sequence MDLNKVQIIGRITQDIELRQTPNGQSVTTLSIATNRNWTDGQGMKQEQAEFHNVVLWAKLAEIASQYLQKGKKVYIEGRMQTRSWEAQDGSKRYRTEIIGENMIMLDGNGNDSGGGNSGGYNQNDSSSKYPANDTPAVKKSTPKQEEEISVEDLPF encoded by the coding sequence ATGGACTTAAATAAAGTACAAATCATCGGACGAATTACTCAAGATATTGAGCTCAGACAGACTCCAAACGGACAAAGCGTTACGACTCTTTCTATAGCTACCAACCGAAACTGGACTGACGGACAAGGGATGAAACAAGAACAAGCAGAATTTCATAACGTCGTTCTCTGGGCTAAGCTCGCAGAAATAGCTTCTCAATACCTCCAAAAAGGAAAAAAGGTATATATAGAAGGGAGAATGCAAACTCGAAGCTGGGAAGCTCAAGATGGTTCAAAAAGATACAGAACAGAAATCATAGGAGAAAATATGATAATGCTCGATGGAAACGGAAATGATTCTGGAGGTGGAAACAGTGGAGGATATAATCAAAATGATTCTTCCAGTAAATATCCAGCAAATGATACTCCTGCCGTGAAAAAATCTACTCCAAAACAAGAAGAAGAAATATCAGTAGAAGATCTCCCATTTTAA
- a CDS encoding M23 family metallopeptidase, which translates to MGKTIIGFILGIITLIGGYGLVFGSNLVFGSDTKFVATLSDSVYPNSDELSKTIAIYQSQNDISSFKVRSLCNISSSFLTQEQGLYFFEIDYKNAPDCKNGNIYLESLGQKYVGTMHDISIVRSADLVLQYVDYSDSDLKGLAEKLTPVIKKNAIFKNYNGAEITKNYSFLKGQRLYNEAILAQEVIQTILKARLQKYISPVPGGNISENPNKIPNAGRPYRSAYTDGIHHGWDIDAALNSDVVALDDGVIVRIVDDFMDSDFSRVVYGAGMSDNQKLKNLDILRGNQVWLKTMKGEVIFYSHLSSVVDSLQEGQLVQSGTKLGKIGVSGVPESGYDDYHLHFPIMKNPYNASRAGSYDFGDYMSWDWQTKGLNTAQTIAAQKNIFK; encoded by the coding sequence ATGTGAAAAACAATTATAGGATTCATTTTAGGAATCATAACGCTCATTGGATGATATGGACTGGTTTTTGGTTCTAATCTCGTTTTCGGCTCTGATACTAAGTTTGTAGCGACACTTTCAGATTCAGTTTATCCAAATAGTGATGAACTTTCCAAAACTATTGCCATATATCAATCTCAAAATGATATTTCAAGTTTCAAGGTTCGTTCCTTATGTAACATATCTTCGTCATTTCTCACCCAAGAACAAGGGTTATATTTTTTTGAAATAGATTATAAAAATGCTCCCGATTGTAAAAATGGGAATATATATCTTGAAAGTCTCGGTCAAAAATATGTTGGAACCATGCACGATATATCTATTGTTAGGAGTGCTGACTTGGTTTTGCAGTATGTAGACTATAGTGATTCTGATCTAAAATGACTAGCTGAAAAACTCACTCCAGTTATTAAGAAAAATGCTATTTTCAAAAATTATAACGGGGCAGAAATAACAAAGAATTACAGCTTTTTGAAAGGTCAAAGACTCTATAATGAAGCAATATTAGCTCAAGAAGTTATACAGACTATTCTCAAAGCTCGACTACAAAAATATATTTCTCCAGTTCCTGGGGGAAATATCTCAGAAAATCCAAACAAAATTCCAAATGCTGGGAGACCGTATAGATCTGCTTATACAGATGGAATTCATCACTGATGGGATATTGACGCAGCTCTTAATTCTGATGTAGTGGCTCTGGATGATGGAGTGATAGTGAGAATCGTAGATGATTTTATGGATAGCGATTTTAGTAGAGTAGTGTATGGTGCTGGGATGAGTGATAATCAAAAATTAAAAAATTTAGATATTCTGAGATGAAATCAAGTATGGCTTAAAACTATGAAAGGTGAAGTAATATTTTATAGTCATCTGAGTTCTGTTGTTGATTCTCTTCAAGAATGACAACTCGTTCAGTCCGGAACGAAGTTAGGAAAAATTGGTGTATCATGAGTTCCAGAATCAGGATATGATGATTATCATCTCCATTTCCCAATTATGAAAAATCCGTATAATGCTTCTCGTGCAGGAAGCTATGATTTCTGAGATTATATGTCTTGGGATTGGCAAACGAAATGATTAAATACTGCACAAACTATAGCAGCTCAAAAAAATATTTTTAAGTAA
- a CDS encoding acyl-CoA desaturase has product MHNLQSLDKSVFTQGFMKRQYSYYIILAIINMSGLILSVGIFFITDSILILILGLAFLTFFRVQIGFLGHDLAHDQVFKNRKYNRFFGYLSGTLIMGVSHGFWRSTHNAHHDHTNQGDNDPDFPFLRDAEFFKSFPGGVFILRNIHLLFFPSFMLGYYMYIVQSLQFIFTKITAVKIYELFLLIVNFIAYASLFIVTMGVTQGIIFLLLHFVFIGIYMGISFAPNHLGMEEIQEDETYERYFQIITSRNLYPGFLVNYIFGGLNYQIEHHLYQTMPRKNYPEVAKIVKQYCTENNIPYRETTFLGSYKEIYASLKEFSKS; this is encoded by the coding sequence ATGCATAATTTACAGTCTCTGGATAAATCTGTTTTTACACAATGATTTATGAAACGACAATATAGTTATTATATAATACTGGCCATAATAAATATGAGTTGACTCATTTTGAGTGTCTGAATATTTTTTATTACAGATTCAATTCTGATTCTTATTTTGGGACTGGCTTTTCTCACTTTTTTTCGTGTACAGATATGATTTCTAGGTCACGATCTCGCACATGACCAAGTATTTAAAAATCGAAAATATAATAGATTTTTTGGGTACTTATCGGGGACACTCATTATGTGAGTAAGTCATGGCTTCTGGAGAAGTACCCATAACGCACATCATGATCACACCAATCAAGGAGATAATGATCCTGATTTTCCGTTTCTCAGAGATGCTGAGTTTTTTAAATCATTTCCAGGAGGGGTATTTATTCTCAGGAACATACATCTATTATTTTTTCCTTCATTTATGCTGGGCTACTATATGTATATAGTACAATCCTTGCAGTTTATATTTACGAAAATTACGGCTGTTAAAATATATGAATTATTTTTATTGATTGTTAATTTTATAGCGTATGCTTCTCTCTTTATAGTTACAATGTGAGTAACTCAGTGAATCATATTTCTCTTACTCCATTTTGTGTTTATAGGTATTTATATGGGGATTAGCTTTGCTCCCAATCATCTTGGAATGGAAGAAATACAGGAGGATGAGACCTATGAGCGATATTTTCAAATTATTACTTCTCGAAATCTCTATCCTGGGTTTTTGGTCAATTATATATTTGGAGGACTCAATTATCAAATAGAGCACCATTTGTATCAAACGATGCCTCGAAAAAATTATCCTGAAGTTGCAAAAATCGTTAAACAATACTGTACTGAGAATAATATCCCATATAGAGAAACCACATTTTTGGGTTCATACAAAGAAATATATGCTTCACTAAAAGAATTTTCTAAAAGTTAA
- a CDS encoding VOC family protein, with amino-acid sequence MNDLVIYKNRKISVLEIPYPKYGSPYKEGLEHVKFVIDTGFQEFMKKYENISFDIKSLQKKINPDIGIEHQGVRIKFHQNSLEYVVKYLE; translated from the coding sequence TTGAATGACCTCGTAATATATAAAAATAGAAAAATTTCAGTTCTTGAAATTCCCTATCCAAAATACTGAAGTCCTTATAAAGAATGATTGGAACATGTTAAGTTTGTTATTGACACAGGATTTCAAGAATTTATGAAAAAATATGAAAACATTTCTTTTGATATTAAATCTCTGCAGAAAAAAATTAATCCAGATATAGGAATAGAACATCAATGAGTAAGAATTAAATTTCATCAAAACTCACTTGAATATGTTGTAAAGTATTTAGAATAA
- the serS gene encoding serine--tRNA ligase, translating into MIDLKKAKRDLEAYKKNIKDRNLSIDFDAFLELESEKNTLGQELDEMRNTKNVVSKEIPTLKDEAKIKKISEMKELGEQISKKETVFKEKEEAFNYTLYRLPNFLDPTAALGKDDSANTAVDFFMKPTTFDFEVKSHWEIGEAKNWIDLDKGAEVAGSRFWYLKGELALLNMAIINYAISFLSAKEFEFIIPPYMVKEASLFGTGFLPAGEDGLYHVNPGEEDLYLIGTSEIPLTSYHMNEVIDVEKPKLYFGYSPCFRKEAGSYGKDMKGILRGHQFEKVEMVVFCKPEDSQKTHDMMVEVEESLWQSLKIPYQKLNVCSGDLGNPAMKKFDLEAWMPGQEKYREVTSCSNVGEFQSRRLGIKYINENGEKDFVHTLNGTVVALSRCLIAIIENYQTQDGRVEIPEVIRPFMGGKTHIG; encoded by the coding sequence ATGATAGATTTAAAAAAAGCTAAGAGAGACCTAGAGGCCTATAAAAAAAATATCAAGGATAGAAATCTCAGTATAGATTTCGATGCTTTTTTAGAACTTGAATCAGAAAAAAATACTTTAGGTCAAGAGCTTGATGAGATGAGAAATACGAAAAATGTGGTTTCTAAAGAGATTCCTACACTTAAAGATGAAGCAAAAATAAAAAAAATAAGTGAAATGAAAGAACTCTGAGAACAAATTTCAAAAAAAGAAACGGTATTTAAAGAAAAAGAAGAAGCCTTTAATTACACCCTGTACAGACTTCCAAATTTTTTAGATCCTACCGCAGCTCTTTGAAAAGACGACTCTGCAAATACCGCAGTTGATTTTTTTATGAAGCCAACAACATTTGATTTTGAAGTTAAGTCTCATTGGGAAATAGGAGAAGCTAAAAATTGGATAGATTTAGATAAATGAGCAGAAGTTGCAGGTTCACGATTTTGGTACCTGAAATGAGAACTCGCACTTCTCAATATGGCTATTATAAACTACGCTATTTCATTTCTTTCTGCGAAAGAATTTGAATTCATTATTCCACCATATATGGTGAAAGAAGCTTCTCTTTTTTGAACTGGATTTCTTCCAGCAGGAGAGGATGGACTCTATCACGTGAATCCAGGAGAAGAAGATTTATACTTAATTGGTACATCAGAAATTCCACTGACGTCATACCATATGAATGAAGTTATTGATGTAGAAAAACCAAAACTATATTTTGGTTATAGTCCATGTTTTCGAAAAGAAGCAGGGAGTTATGGAAAAGATATGAAGGGTATTTTAAGAGGACATCAATTTGAAAAAGTTGAAATGGTAGTTTTTTGTAAACCAGAAGATTCTCAAAAAACACATGATATGATGGTAGAAGTAGAGGAATCGCTCTGGCAATCACTTAAAATCCCATATCAAAAACTCAACGTATGTTCCGGTGATCTGTGAAATCCAGCAATGAAAAAATTTGATTTAGAGGCGTGGATGCCTGGTCAAGAAAAATACAGAGAAGTGACGAGTTGTAGTAATGTTTGAGAATTTCAATCTAGAAGACTGGGAATTAAGTATATAAATGAAAATGGTGAAAAAGACTTTGTTCATACACTCAACGGTACAGTAGTAGCGCTTTCAAGATGTCTGATAGCAATTATAGAAAACTATCAAACACAAGACTGACGAGTAGAAATACCAGAAGTTATTCGTCCATTTATGGGTGGAAAAACTCATATTGGATAA
- a CDS encoding PrgI family protein — translation MQYKIPVQIENEDPIFLGLSLRQLTILMIGFGIAYLIFKTLAESTGPEIAFLPSGFIAIITVAVAVFKFNEMTFIPFILSLIRFKIFPSERSWQATTDSFQPIDIGFLSHAEEKKQQNIDMNAKIDTMQELQEKLKNL, via the coding sequence ATGCAATACAAGATACCTGTACAAATAGAAAATGAAGATCCTATTTTTTTAGGACTCTCTCTTCGTCAACTGACTATTTTAATGATTTGATTTGGGATAGCGTACCTTATTTTTAAAACACTTGCAGAATCTACCGGTCCAGAAATTGCGTTTCTTCCAAGTGGTTTCATTGCTATAATAACAGTAGCAGTTGCTGTATTTAAATTCAATGAAATGACATTTATACCTTTTATACTTTCACTCATTCGATTTAAAATTTTTCCATCAGAAAGGAGTTGGCAAGCTACAACTGATAGTTTTCAACCAATTGATATTTGATTTTTATCTCACGCTGAAGAAAAGAAACAACAAAATATAGATATGAACGCAAAAATAGATACAATGCAGGAACTCCAAGAAAAATTAAAAAACTTGTAA